A portion of the Bifidobacterium bifidum ATCC 29521 = JCM 1255 = DSM 20456 genome contains these proteins:
- a CDS encoding cation-translocating P-type ATPase, whose translation MVDHTNDQSTGVQSQEGLLHDVDPSLTEANEVAKALDVDTNTGLSSAEAQRRLEKFGPNQLASAPPVPKWKKFLAQFQDPLVYLLLAATVISLIAWFIERSHGTAGEVLPFDAIVIILILIVNAVLGYIQEARAEQAVEALAQMTAPQTSVLRDGKIVHINTADVVPGDIVVLGEGDTVSADGRLFAAASLRIAEASLTGESVPVGKKPDTLDSAKALGDRTNMIFNGTSVTQGTGRAIVTGTGMNTQVGKIADMLSQTDDEDTPLQKEMTHVSKILGIAVCIIAAVVLVALFITQGFHKMPDDLIDSLLLAVSLAVAAVPEGLATILTVVLALGVQRMAKHNAIVKKLSSVETLGSASVICSDKTGTLTCNEMTVERIVTPSGEVQLTGTGYEPKGKMLGMGGDAIEESAPVNAEALRTIAVGAFANDGDLRQNDAGQWEIVGDPTEVSLVVASRKIKADRALGKLDRVAEVPFTSERKRMAVIGKDSSDNGNLSVYAKGAPDVLLGYCTRIAVGDAVRPMTEGDRQEILATVERLSGEAYRTLGEAYRPLGTTSLADIPGIKTNAAGQVTDISEQSDVIERDLIWAGMVGIIDPPRTEVRDSVAEAHRAGIRTVMITGDHPLTAARIASDLGIIEKGGKALTGDQLDAMPDEAAFDKATSEVSVYARVAPEHKLKIVESLQRQGNIAAMTGDGVNDAPAVKSADIGVAMGITGTEVTKESAKMILADDNFSTIVAAVREGRVIFDNIRKFLRYLLSSNVGEVFTVFGGVMLAGVLGITQPGTTGVAVPLLATQLLWINLLTDAAPALAMGVDPQTDDVMARSPRKLTDRVIDRDMWIDIAFIGIIMAAVTLIGMDMHLEGGLFTDRSIGGTHEFQMIEARTMGFTILVFAQLFNAIASRSARQSAFVGLFSNKWLWGAIGLSVVLQLVVIYVPFLNSAFGTTPLGPWAWVECICLAAVVLIASEIYKAIMRAIDRKRGIMA comes from the coding sequence ATGGTTGATCACACAAATGATCAATCCACAGGCGTGCAGTCGCAGGAAGGCCTGCTTCACGACGTCGATCCCAGCTTGACCGAGGCGAACGAAGTCGCCAAGGCGCTGGATGTGGATACCAACACCGGCCTGAGTTCCGCCGAGGCGCAGCGCCGGTTGGAGAAATTCGGCCCGAACCAGTTGGCCAGCGCGCCGCCCGTACCCAAGTGGAAGAAGTTCCTGGCGCAGTTCCAGGATCCGCTGGTGTACCTGCTGCTTGCCGCCACTGTCATCTCACTGATCGCATGGTTCATCGAGCGCTCGCACGGAACGGCCGGCGAAGTGCTGCCGTTTGACGCCATCGTCATCATCCTGATCCTGATCGTCAACGCGGTGCTGGGCTATATTCAGGAGGCCCGTGCCGAGCAGGCGGTGGAGGCGCTCGCCCAAATGACGGCACCGCAGACCTCCGTGCTGCGTGACGGCAAAATCGTGCACATCAACACCGCCGACGTGGTTCCCGGCGACATCGTGGTGCTTGGCGAAGGCGATACCGTCTCCGCCGACGGGCGTCTGTTCGCCGCCGCGTCGCTGCGCATCGCCGAGGCGAGCCTGACCGGCGAATCCGTGCCGGTGGGCAAGAAGCCCGACACGCTCGACTCCGCCAAGGCGCTGGGCGACCGCACCAATATGATTTTCAACGGCACGTCCGTCACCCAGGGCACCGGCCGCGCGATCGTGACCGGAACCGGCATGAACACGCAGGTTGGCAAGATCGCCGACATGCTGTCGCAGACCGATGACGAGGATACCCCGCTGCAGAAGGAGATGACCCACGTCTCCAAGATCCTGGGCATTGCCGTGTGCATCATCGCGGCCGTCGTGCTCGTCGCGCTGTTCATCACGCAGGGCTTCCACAAGATGCCCGACGATCTCATCGACTCGCTGCTGCTGGCCGTTTCGCTGGCCGTCGCCGCAGTGCCGGAAGGTCTTGCGACGATTCTGACGGTTGTTCTCGCGCTCGGCGTGCAGCGCATGGCCAAGCACAACGCCATCGTCAAGAAGCTGAGCTCCGTGGAAACGCTGGGATCCGCTTCAGTGATCTGCTCCGACAAGACCGGTACGCTCACGTGTAACGAGATGACCGTCGAGCGCATCGTCACCCCGAGCGGTGAAGTGCAGCTCACCGGCACCGGTTACGAGCCCAAGGGCAAGATGCTGGGCATGGGTGGCGACGCCATCGAGGAGAGCGCTCCGGTCAACGCCGAAGCCCTGCGCACCATCGCCGTCGGAGCGTTTGCCAACGACGGTGACTTGCGTCAGAACGATGCCGGCCAGTGGGAGATCGTCGGCGACCCGACCGAGGTGTCGCTCGTCGTCGCCTCCCGCAAGATCAAGGCCGACCGCGCCCTCGGCAAGCTCGACCGTGTGGCCGAGGTTCCGTTCACGTCCGAGCGCAAGCGTATGGCCGTGATCGGCAAGGACAGCAGCGACAACGGCAACCTGAGCGTATATGCAAAGGGCGCGCCCGATGTGCTGCTCGGCTACTGCACGCGCATCGCGGTTGGCGACGCCGTCCGCCCGATGACCGAAGGCGACCGCCAGGAGATTCTCGCGACCGTCGAGCGTCTGTCCGGCGAGGCATACCGCACGCTGGGTGAGGCGTACCGCCCGCTCGGCACCACATCCCTGGCCGATATCCCCGGCATCAAGACCAATGCAGCCGGCCAGGTGACCGACATCTCCGAGCAGAGCGACGTCATCGAGCGTGACCTGATCTGGGCCGGCATGGTCGGCATCATCGACCCGCCGCGTACCGAAGTGCGTGATTCCGTGGCCGAAGCGCATCGCGCCGGCATCCGCACGGTGATGATCACCGGCGACCACCCGCTCACCGCGGCCCGCATCGCTTCCGATCTGGGCATCATCGAAAAGGGCGGCAAGGCCCTCACCGGCGATCAGCTCGACGCGATGCCCGACGAGGCGGCGTTCGACAAGGCGACTTCTGAGGTCTCCGTGTACGCCCGCGTGGCCCCCGAGCACAAGCTCAAGATCGTGGAGTCGCTGCAGCGCCAGGGCAACATCGCCGCCATGACCGGCGACGGCGTCAACGACGCCCCGGCCGTCAAGTCCGCCGACATCGGCGTGGCGATGGGCATCACCGGCACCGAGGTGACCAAGGAATCCGCGAAGATGATTCTCGCGGACGACAACTTCTCCACCATCGTCGCCGCCGTGCGCGAGGGCCGTGTGATCTTCGACAACATCCGCAAGTTCCTGCGCTACCTGCTGAGCTCCAACGTGGGCGAGGTGTTCACCGTGTTCGGCGGCGTCATGCTCGCCGGCGTGCTTGGCATCACGCAGCCGGGAACCACCGGTGTCGCCGTGCCGCTGCTCGCCACGCAGCTGCTGTGGATCAACCTGCTGACCGACGCCGCCCCGGCGCTCGCGATGGGTGTCGACCCGCAGACCGATGACGTGATGGCACGCAGCCCGCGCAAGCTCACCGACCGCGTGATCGACAGGGACATGTGGATCGATATCGCGTTCATCGGCATCATCATGGCGGCCGTCACCTTGATCGGCATGGACATGCACCTTGAAGGTGGCCTGTTCACCGACCGCTCCATCGGCGGCACCCACGAATTCCAGATGATCGAGGCCCGTACAATGGGCTTCACGATTCTCGTGTTCGCGCAGCTGTTCAACGCGATCGCATCGCGTTCCGCACGTCAGTCCGCGTTCGTCGGCCTGTTCTCCAACAAGTGGCTGTGGGGGGCGATCGGCCTGTCTGTCGTGCTGCAGCTCGTGGTGATCTACGTTCCGTTCCTCAACTCCGCGTTCGGCACCACGCCGCTCGGACCGTGGGCATGGGTCGAGTGCATCTGCCTCGCCGCGGTCGTACTGATCGCCTCGGAAATCTACAAGGCGATCATGCGCGCCATCGACCGCAAGCGCGGCATCATGGCATAA
- the rlmB gene encoding 23S rRNA (guanosine(2251)-2'-O)-methyltransferase RlmB, with translation MAIKKGPTKGSGGKHRNALRGKGPTPKAEDRVYHKAYKAKQATNRRKMADPRLAARRRAAKFTSDSDDLVIGRNAVLEALRVGVPSMQLYIATRIEHDDRTREIIKLAGAQSLHLLEADRLEMDRIARSSNHQGVVLKVQPYQYSSLAELADIAERKAKAMDVVNSPSARINARPLFIALDGVTDPQNLGAVIRSAAAFGANGVILPERRSASVTAAAWKVSAGAAAHIPVARVVNLTKAIESMRERGYYTVGLDGGGDKLVGETGFETDPLIVVLGSEGKGLSRLVRESCDAIAGIPITSMVESLNASVAAGISLYAVARARREAAAAATK, from the coding sequence ATGGCAATCAAGAAAGGTCCGACCAAGGGGTCGGGAGGAAAACACCGCAATGCGCTACGCGGCAAGGGGCCGACGCCCAAAGCCGAGGATCGCGTGTATCACAAGGCATACAAGGCCAAGCAGGCGACGAACCGTCGCAAGATGGCAGATCCACGACTGGCAGCCCGCCGTCGCGCCGCGAAGTTCACGTCCGATTCGGACGATCTGGTCATCGGCCGCAATGCCGTGCTGGAGGCGCTGCGCGTCGGCGTCCCCAGCATGCAGCTGTATATCGCGACACGTATCGAGCATGATGACCGTACACGCGAGATCATCAAGCTCGCCGGCGCACAAAGCCTGCACCTGCTGGAGGCCGACCGTCTGGAAATGGATCGCATCGCCCGGTCGTCGAACCATCAGGGCGTCGTGCTCAAAGTGCAGCCGTACCAGTATTCGTCTCTCGCCGAGCTGGCGGATATCGCCGAGCGCAAGGCCAAGGCCATGGACGTGGTGAATTCGCCGAGTGCGCGCATCAACGCACGCCCGCTGTTCATCGCGCTCGACGGCGTGACCGACCCGCAGAACCTGGGTGCGGTGATTCGTTCGGCCGCCGCCTTCGGTGCCAACGGCGTGATTCTGCCGGAGCGTCGTTCCGCTTCGGTCACCGCTGCCGCGTGGAAGGTATCGGCCGGTGCCGCGGCGCATATCCCGGTGGCTCGCGTGGTGAACCTCACCAAGGCCATCGAAAGCATGCGCGAACGTGGATATTACACGGTCGGCCTAGACGGCGGCGGCGATAAGCTGGTCGGCGAAACCGGTTTCGAGACCGATCCGCTGATCGTCGTGCTCGGTTCAGAAGGCAAGGGACTGAGCCGACTCGTGCGCGAGTCGTGCGACGCGATCGCCGGCATTCCGATCACGTCCATGGTGGAGTCTCTGAACGCCTCGGTCGCAGCCGGTATCAGCCTGTACGCGGTCGCCCGCGCCCGTCGCGAAGCAGCGGCAGCCGCCACGAAGTAA
- a CDS encoding DUF4032 domain-containing protein produces the protein MELNDLPQMDPRALKATSVKAEDEHASSAEPQALKITAASSNPKMFTLPWHKPLATWPEDLLANLPRGISRHVVRFVHVGDEVYAMKEITRQVAEREYEILRRLQKLELPTVIPIAVVTGRHDRNGEPLEAILVTRHLKFSLPYRALFARNLQPDTAERLIDALAVLLVRLHLAGFYWGDVSLSNVLFLRDADAFSAFLVDAETGDLQVQLTDGQREYDIDLARTNIIGELMDLASGRLLPSDVDEIEVGNRLVDRYHSLWSTLTDTDKFGPDEMWKIEQRVNKLNDLGFDVDELEMKTAEDGKRVLVRPRVVDAGYASRKLLRLTGLDVQENQARRLLNDLDAYRASTWREGEELEIVATDWMREVYEPTVRMIPREYRSQIEPAQFFHEVLDHRWFLAEKAGHDVPMGEAVESYIQSVLPNYKLDDKAVNELNAEADSGVVDDEANYEKPIDDDDYNPDDDPDAAVWSH, from the coding sequence ATGGAGTTGAACGATTTGCCTCAGATGGATCCGCGCGCGCTGAAGGCCACGTCCGTCAAAGCCGAAGACGAACATGCCAGTTCAGCTGAGCCGCAAGCATTGAAGATCACCGCCGCCAGCTCGAACCCGAAGATGTTCACGCTGCCCTGGCATAAGCCCCTGGCCACCTGGCCCGAGGACCTGCTGGCCAACCTGCCGCGAGGCATCTCCCGCCATGTGGTGCGTTTTGTGCACGTGGGCGACGAGGTGTACGCCATGAAAGAGATCACCCGTCAGGTGGCCGAGCGCGAGTATGAGATTCTGCGCCGACTGCAGAAGCTCGAGTTGCCGACCGTCATCCCGATTGCCGTGGTCACCGGTCGTCATGACCGCAACGGCGAACCGCTGGAAGCGATTCTGGTCACCCGTCACCTGAAGTTCTCACTGCCGTACCGCGCGCTGTTCGCCCGCAATCTCCAGCCGGATACTGCCGAGCGTTTGATCGACGCCCTTGCCGTGCTGCTGGTTCGCCTGCACTTGGCCGGCTTCTACTGGGGCGATGTGTCGCTGTCGAACGTCCTGTTCCTGCGTGATGCCGACGCGTTTTCCGCCTTCCTGGTGGACGCCGAAACCGGTGATTTGCAGGTGCAGCTTACCGATGGCCAGCGTGAATACGATATCGACTTGGCTCGCACCAACATCATCGGTGAATTGATGGATTTGGCTTCTGGCCGTCTGCTGCCGAGCGACGTGGACGAGATCGAGGTGGGCAACCGTCTGGTCGACCGCTACCACTCGTTGTGGAGCACGCTGACCGACACCGACAAGTTCGGCCCGGATGAGATGTGGAAGATCGAGCAGCGCGTCAACAAGCTCAACGACCTGGGCTTCGACGTGGACGAGCTGGAGATGAAGACCGCGGAGGACGGCAAACGTGTGCTGGTCCGCCCGCGCGTGGTCGATGCTGGCTATGCGTCGCGCAAGCTTCTGCGACTGACCGGTTTAGATGTGCAGGAGAATCAGGCGCGGCGCCTGCTCAACGATCTGGATGCGTACCGTGCCTCCACGTGGCGTGAAGGCGAGGAGTTGGAGATCGTCGCCACCGATTGGATGCGTGAGGTGTATGAGCCGACTGTGCGTATGATTCCACGTGAATATCGTTCGCAGATCGAGCCGGCACAGTTCTTCCATGAGGTGCTGGATCACCGCTGGTTCCTTGCCGAGAAGGCCGGCCACGACGTGCCGATGGGCGAGGCTGTGGAAAGCTACATCCAATCCGTGCTGCCGAACTACAAGCTGGATGACAAAGCCGTGAACGAGCTCAACGCTGAAGCGGATTCCGGCGTGGTCGACGATGAGGCGAATTACGAAAAGCCCATCGACGATGATGATTACAATCCCGACGACGATCCTGATGCCGCGGTGTGGAGCCACTGA
- a CDS encoding class C sortase, producing MKRLRNILPLLVILGGMLILFYPTISNFLIMRNASRAVNNYDASVEALSQEQYQKVLDAAHAYNEKLAQNDAGETDALASAVNSASTDEEYNSLLNIDGDGMMGYITVPKLEETLPIYHGTSEKVLQSGIGHLEQTSLPVGGASTHAALSGHRGLPTAKLFTDLNLMKKGDKFYITILKDTYAYQVDKITTVLPTDTKQLAIEPGKDLVTLITCTPYAVNTHRLLVRGHRIPYTPQQQDDAKSTFHVDIPLQYLLPSLALIALLIAWHLWQRHERRRRQSGSAKVASGDSDSADIEPDGDLPPQPDSTNNQSHSSRRKGPGRHVRPA from the coding sequence ATGAAACGACTGCGCAACATCCTGCCCTTACTGGTCATTCTCGGTGGAATGCTCATTCTGTTCTATCCGACGATCAGCAACTTCCTCATTATGCGCAACGCCAGCCGCGCCGTAAATAACTACGACGCCAGCGTTGAAGCATTGAGCCAGGAACAGTACCAGAAGGTGCTGGATGCTGCGCACGCCTATAACGAAAAGCTCGCCCAGAACGATGCAGGAGAGACCGACGCTCTTGCCAGTGCCGTCAATTCCGCATCCACGGACGAGGAATATAACAGTCTGCTCAATATTGACGGTGACGGCATGATGGGATACATCACTGTGCCTAAGCTCGAGGAGACCTTGCCGATTTATCACGGCACTTCCGAGAAAGTACTGCAATCCGGCATCGGACATCTCGAACAGACCTCACTACCAGTTGGCGGTGCGTCCACTCATGCGGCGCTGTCTGGCCACCGGGGCTTGCCCACGGCAAAACTGTTCACGGACTTGAACCTTATGAAAAAAGGCGACAAGTTCTACATCACAATACTTAAAGACACATATGCGTATCAGGTCGATAAGATCACTACCGTTCTGCCGACCGATACCAAACAACTGGCAATTGAGCCCGGCAAGGATTTGGTCACGCTCATCACTTGTACGCCGTATGCGGTCAATACGCATCGGCTGCTGGTGCGTGGCCATCGCATCCCATACACGCCGCAGCAGCAGGATGACGCCAAATCCACGTTCCACGTGGACATTCCGCTGCAGTACTTGTTGCCGTCTCTTGCACTGATTGCCTTGCTCATCGCATGGCATTTATGGCAGCGCCATGAGCGGCGACGCCGGCAGAGTGGGAGCGCCAAGGTCGCATCTGGTGATTCTGACTCTGCGGATATCGAGCCGGACGGTGACTTGCCTCCTCAGCCAGACAGTACAAATAACCAATCACATTCATCACGGCGGAAAGGACCGGGCAGACATGTTAGACCTGCATAG
- a CDS encoding SpaH/EbpB family LPXTG-anchored major pilin, protein MKSLMKRVFAAAAAIATVFGLAATTVATANAADNATLTVSTTDAKFAGKTVNAYKMFSATVSGDGKAVSYTLTDEWKPFFENSTASGLTGATNENVNDKANDYVSKLQGEDLVAFATKASNWAQNKANNIAAGATATVSADASNDKYTATFAGLDYGYYVVAVPGATLANTSGQYATLVSVGRANVTADIKGDLPTVDKKVQVGSTGKDVTDAKIGDTLTFTLTSTIPDMSAYNTYTFNFKDTLSKGLTFGQVEFVKVEGVTDPLTVGTDYTVTTPTASDNTLAVAMKDFKAKQQANAGKKITVTYTATLNENAVVGGHGNTNSATIQYSNNPSTDGTGESEPSKVRVFTYGFTVDKYTGGSYDDTATRLAGAEFTLAPKNDTDSTAISFVQVNAGNATTNAVYRVAKAGETATTTTITTPANGKVDFQGLKNGEYTLTETKAPAGYNKLASAIGVRVDGQNDGTDTTNATVTITYDNNNGSDYDQTASNGVIPVHNKSGVTLPGTGGMGTIAFTVIGVLVIALGVAWTLKRKNA, encoded by the coding sequence ATGAAATCACTGATGAAAAGGGTTTTCGCTGCCGCCGCGGCGATTGCCACCGTATTTGGATTGGCTGCGACGACAGTCGCCACGGCCAACGCAGCGGATAATGCCACGCTGACGGTCAGCACTACTGACGCGAAGTTCGCCGGTAAGACCGTGAACGCCTACAAGATGTTCTCCGCCACCGTGAGCGGTGACGGCAAGGCTGTCTCCTACACGTTGACTGACGAGTGGAAGCCGTTCTTCGAGAACTCCACTGCTTCCGGACTAACTGGTGCTACCAACGAGAACGTCAACGATAAAGCAAACGACTACGTATCCAAGCTGCAGGGTGAAGACTTGGTTGCTTTCGCTACCAAGGCATCGAACTGGGCGCAGAACAAGGCCAACAACATCGCGGCTGGCGCGACCGCTACGGTATCTGCCGATGCCTCGAACGATAAGTACACTGCGACGTTCGCTGGTCTCGACTACGGCTACTACGTGGTCGCTGTGCCGGGTGCGACCTTGGCCAACACCAGTGGTCAATACGCCACGCTAGTTTCCGTTGGCCGCGCTAATGTGACTGCCGACATCAAGGGCGACCTGCCTACCGTCGACAAGAAGGTACAGGTAGGCAGCACTGGTAAGGACGTCACCGACGCGAAGATCGGTGATACCCTGACCTTCACCCTGACTTCCACCATTCCGGACATGTCCGCCTATAACACCTACACTTTCAACTTCAAGGATACGTTGTCTAAGGGCCTCACCTTTGGACAAGTCGAATTCGTTAAGGTCGAAGGTGTGACTGATCCACTGACCGTGGGCACTGACTACACCGTCACCACTCCTACGGCCTCCGACAATACGCTTGCTGTCGCCATGAAGGACTTCAAAGCCAAGCAGCAGGCCAATGCCGGCAAGAAGATCACCGTCACCTACACGGCCACGCTGAACGAGAATGCTGTTGTGGGCGGTCATGGTAACACCAACTCCGCAACGATTCAGTACTCCAACAACCCGAGTACCGATGGCACCGGTGAGTCCGAACCCAGCAAGGTTCGCGTCTTCACTTATGGCTTCACCGTCGATAAGTACACTGGTGGCAGTTATGATGATACCGCTACTCGACTTGCTGGTGCTGAGTTCACACTCGCACCTAAGAACGACACCGACAGCACCGCTATTAGCTTCGTGCAAGTCAATGCCGGTAATGCGACCACGAACGCTGTATACCGTGTAGCCAAGGCTGGTGAGACAGCTACTACTACGACTATCACCACTCCTGCAAACGGTAAGGTTGACTTCCAGGGACTGAAGAACGGCGAGTACACGCTCACCGAGACCAAAGCGCCGGCCGGCTACAACAAGCTCGCCAGCGCCATCGGCGTGAGGGTTGATGGCCAGAACGACGGCACTGACACCACGAATGCCACCGTCACCATCACCTACGACAACAACAATGGCAGCGACTACGACCAGACCGCATCGAACGGTGTCATCCCGGTCCATAACAAGTCCGGTGTTACCCTGCCTGGCACTGGTGGCATGGGTACCATCGCCTTCACGGTGATTGGTGTGCTGGTCATCGCGCTCGGCGTTGCCTGGACTCTCAAGCGCAAGAACGCCTGA
- a CDS encoding helix-turn-helix domain-containing protein yields the protein MGKVYSHLSEEERQVIQIEVGNGTSVRKIARLLGRGPSGISREIRRNTWFPSNESESYRPYRPKRLKTGPWTGRYYIAGPAQRKADRRRAKPRKPYRLSFGRLWSRVAEWPGRGWSPLPVSGIIRRCLPKRTIIEPGMTRGLQEIVDETDNRPMRVLGHRTPAEAFADELLNLQDKQGCCTSK from the coding sequence ATGGGGAAAGTATATTCACACCTGTCGGAAGAGGAACGCCAGGTCATCCAGATCGAGGTCGGCAACGGCACGAGCGTCAGGAAGATAGCCCGTTTGCTGGGACGCGGCCCGTCCGGCATCAGCAGGGAGATCAGGCGCAACACGTGGTTCCCGTCCAACGAGAGCGAGTCCTACCGGCCGTACCGGCCGAAGCGTCTGAAGACGGGCCCGTGGACGGGCCGCTACTACATCGCCGGCCCCGCGCAGCGCAAGGCCGACCGGCGCAGGGCGAAGCCGCGCAAGCCATACCGCCTGTCATTCGGCCGCCTGTGGTCGCGGGTGGCCGAATGGCCGGGTAGAGGCTGGTCGCCGCTGCCGGTCAGCGGCATCATCCGCCGTTGCCTGCCCAAACGCACGATCATCGAACCCGGTATGACAAGAGGGCTCCAGGAGATCGTCGACGAGACCGACAACCGTCCCATGCGCGTGCTCGGCCACCGCACGCCCGCCGAGGCATTCGCCGACGAGCTGCTAAACTTGCAAGACAAACAAGGATGTTGCACTTCCAAATAG
- a CDS encoding ABC transporter ATP-binding protein has translation MAEVVFDHVTRIYPGNDKPSVDDLNLDIKDGEFLVLVGPSGCGKSTTLRMLAGLEEVNKGRILIGGNDVTTMQPKDRDIAMVFQNYALYPHMTVADNMGFALKIAGTPKEEIRKRVEKAAEILDLTEYLDRKPKALSGGQRQRVAMGRAIVREPKVFLMDEPLSNLDAKLRVQTRTQIAALQRQLGVITLYVTHDQTEALTMGDRIAVIKLGVLQQVGAPTELYDRPANVFVAGFIGSPSMNINTHPVVNGKAKIGEDTVDLPAEAVNKLTAEDGGKIVVGFRPEDATLATPDDPNAFSLKVQNIEDLGSDGYIYGTIITDGSAAEASTMMSDQNKLTTIRVNPRALPKIGQTVKIKIDPSKMHLFAPSTELRLN, from the coding sequence ATGGCAGAAGTCGTATTCGACCACGTCACTCGTATCTACCCGGGCAACGATAAGCCCTCTGTGGATGATTTGAACCTTGACATTAAGGACGGCGAGTTCCTGGTGCTCGTTGGCCCGTCTGGCTGCGGTAAGTCCACGACTCTGCGCATGCTGGCCGGCCTGGAAGAGGTCAACAAGGGCCGCATCCTCATCGGTGGCAATGATGTCACCACGATGCAGCCGAAGGACCGCGACATCGCAATGGTCTTCCAGAACTACGCTCTGTACCCGCACATGACCGTCGCCGACAACATGGGCTTCGCCCTGAAGATCGCCGGCACCCCGAAGGAAGAGATTCGCAAGCGCGTCGAGAAGGCCGCTGAGATCCTGGATCTGACCGAGTACCTCGACCGCAAGCCGAAGGCTCTGTCCGGTGGTCAGCGTCAGCGCGTGGCCATGGGCCGTGCAATCGTTCGTGAGCCGAAGGTCTTCCTCATGGATGAGCCGCTGTCGAACCTCGACGCCAAGCTCCGTGTGCAGACCCGTACGCAGATCGCTGCCCTGCAGCGTCAGCTCGGCGTCATCACCCTGTACGTGACCCACGATCAGACCGAGGCTCTGACGATGGGCGACCGCATCGCCGTCATCAAGCTCGGCGTCCTGCAGCAGGTCGGCGCTCCGACCGAGCTGTACGATCGCCCGGCCAACGTCTTCGTCGCTGGCTTCATCGGCTCCCCGTCGATGAACATCAACACTCACCCGGTCGTCAACGGCAAGGCGAAGATCGGTGAGGACACCGTCGACCTGCCCGCCGAGGCCGTCAACAAGCTGACCGCTGAGGATGGCGGCAAGATTGTCGTCGGCTTCCGTCCCGAGGATGCCACGCTGGCCACCCCGGACGATCCGAACGCCTTCTCGCTGAAGGTTCAGAACATCGAGGATCTGGGCTCCGACGGCTACATCTACGGCACCATCATCACCGATGGCTCCGCTGCCGAGGCGTCCACGATGATGTCCGACCAGAACAAGCTCACCACGATTCGTGTGAACCCGCGTGCGCTGCCGAAGATCGGCCAGACCGTCAAGATCAAGATCGACCCCTCCAAGATGCACCTGTTCGCTCCGTCGACCGAGCTGCGTCTGAACTAG
- a CDS encoding CTP synthase — protein MSKLADRIAHERALRDDVCIGEVRVTSPARTLVDCALLYPFEHVLSMFDSALRRGLVTREEIVAVCDGLRVDCGPVFRLLHYADARSENGGESFCRAVSIEEGFVPPQLQHTFYSRVTGKEAGRVDFIWHTEDGRIIVLEFDGMQKYIDPEMTSNRDVRQVVRDERQREQDLKEAGVSVVIRTNYIEVVQRAPFVMKLMQAGVPRAGAHPIFEHAD, from the coding sequence GTGAGCAAGTTGGCTGACCGGATCGCCCACGAACGGGCATTGCGTGACGATGTATGTATCGGCGAGGTACGTGTGACCAGTCCGGCAAGAACCTTGGTGGACTGCGCGCTCTTGTATCCGTTCGAGCACGTGCTGTCGATGTTCGATTCCGCGTTGCGCCGGGGGCTCGTGACCCGCGAGGAGATCGTCGCCGTCTGTGATGGTCTGCGAGTGGATTGTGGGCCGGTATTTCGTCTGCTGCATTATGCGGATGCTCGCAGCGAGAACGGAGGGGAGTCGTTCTGCCGGGCTGTATCCATCGAAGAAGGGTTTGTTCCTCCGCAATTGCAGCATACGTTTTACAGCCGCGTGACCGGCAAGGAGGCGGGCCGGGTCGATTTCATCTGGCATACGGAAGATGGCCGCATCATCGTGCTGGAGTTTGACGGTATGCAGAAATATATCGATCCAGAGATGACGTCGAACCGGGATGTTCGGCAGGTGGTCCGTGACGAAAGGCAGCGCGAACAGGATCTGAAAGAGGCCGGAGTGAGCGTTGTGATACGGACGAATTACATCGAAGTGGTCCAGCGCGCGCCGTTCGTCATGAAGCTGATGCAGGCCGGTGTACCGCGTGCCGGGGCGCACCCGATATTCGAGCATGCCGATTGA